Proteins encoded within one genomic window of Aurantiacibacter spongiae:
- a CDS encoding DNA polymerase III subunit gamma/tau yields MGDSENMFGDAGAAGDEDDRPSAGELEAAGQNSMFGDASQPVDRAEQVPPAAADDPPEPAAPPPATEAAQPYRVLARKYRPQTFSQLIGQEPMVRTLANAIERERLAHAFLMTGVRGVGKTSTARLIAKALNCIGPDGQGGPTIDPCGVCEPCVAIAEGRHIDVIEMDAASHTGIDDIREIIEAVRYAAVSARYKIYIIDEVHMLSKAAFNGLLKTLEEPPEHVKFLFATTEVEKLPVTVLSRTQRFDLRRIPTGMLAQHFASICRQEGVEAEEEALALIAAAAEGSVRDGLSILDQAIAHADMEGGAGQTLVRAERVRDMLGLADKSAQRTLFQHILDGQPQAMLDAVAQQYALGVDPLALIRSLMDFTHRIAVTQVGGGEADAPTQEDREALSEWAAKLTAGQVHRLWQLLLKGHDEVRQAPDPLVATQMALLRVLHAADLPDPGKLAKQLQELAVSGGGGGAVPQGASGAAAAPAALSWEQVVDRIDHSALPNAMSLATRLRMQVRVIALEPGRLRYTQPPGFEEDLVPDIRQAMLAVFGNRWDVAKVEGEGAPTLVEQAEAARREEAERIRRHPLVEATFAAFPDARMIEDTETPRGRQDWSRTG; encoded by the coding sequence ATGGGTGATTCCGAAAACATGTTCGGCGATGCCGGGGCGGCAGGTGACGAGGACGACCGGCCGAGTGCCGGAGAGCTGGAGGCCGCCGGGCAGAATTCGATGTTCGGCGACGCGTCGCAGCCCGTCGATCGGGCCGAACAGGTTCCCCCCGCGGCGGCGGACGATCCGCCCGAACCCGCGGCCCCGCCTCCCGCCACCGAGGCCGCGCAGCCCTACCGCGTGCTGGCACGCAAGTACCGGCCGCAGACCTTCAGCCAGCTTATCGGGCAGGAGCCGATGGTCCGCACGCTGGCCAACGCGATCGAGCGCGAGCGGCTGGCCCATGCCTTCCTGATGACCGGCGTGCGCGGCGTGGGCAAGACCTCCACCGCGCGCCTGATCGCCAAGGCGCTCAACTGCATCGGGCCCGACGGACAGGGCGGACCCACCATCGACCCGTGCGGGGTGTGCGAGCCGTGCGTCGCCATTGCCGAAGGTCGCCACATCGACGTGATCGAGATGGACGCCGCCAGCCATACCGGCATCGACGACATTCGCGAGATCATCGAGGCGGTGCGCTACGCCGCGGTCAGCGCGCGCTACAAGATCTATATCATCGACGAGGTCCACATGCTGTCCAAGGCGGCCTTCAACGGCCTGCTCAAGACGCTCGAGGAGCCGCCCGAACACGTCAAGTTCCTGTTCGCCACCACCGAAGTGGAGAAGCTGCCCGTCACCGTGCTCAGCCGCACGCAACGCTTCGATCTGAGGCGCATCCCGACCGGCATGCTCGCGCAGCATTTCGCCAGCATCTGCCGGCAGGAGGGCGTGGAGGCGGAGGAGGAGGCGCTCGCGCTGATCGCGGCGGCGGCGGAGGGATCGGTGCGCGACGGCCTGTCGATCCTCGACCAGGCCATCGCCCATGCCGACATGGAAGGTGGGGCGGGGCAGACGCTGGTGCGCGCGGAACGGGTGCGCGACATGCTCGGGCTCGCCGACAAGAGCGCGCAGCGCACGTTGTTCCAGCACATCCTCGATGGCCAACCGCAGGCGATGCTCGATGCCGTCGCGCAGCAATACGCGCTGGGGGTCGATCCGCTGGCGCTGATCCGCTCGCTGATGGATTTCACCCACCGCATCGCCGTGACCCAGGTCGGCGGCGGGGAGGCGGATGCACCTACGCAGGAGGATCGCGAGGCGTTGAGCGAATGGGCGGCGAAGCTGACCGCCGGTCAGGTCCATCGCCTGTGGCAATTGCTGCTCAAGGGGCATGACGAGGTCCGCCAGGCGCCCGATCCGCTGGTCGCCACGCAGATGGCGCTGCTGCGGGTGCTCCACGCCGCCGACCTGCCCGATCCGGGCAAGCTGGCGAAGCAGTTGCAGGAACTGGCCGTCAGTGGCGGCGGCGGCGGGGCCGTGCCGCAGGGCGCGTCCGGGGCGGCCGCGGCTCCGGCGGCGCTATCGTGGGAGCAGGTCGTCGACCGGATCGACCATTCGGCTCTGCCCAACGCCATGTCGCTCGCCACGCGCCTCAGGATGCAGGTGCGCGTCATCGCGCTGGAACCGGGCAGGCTGAGATACACCCAGCCCCCCGGCTTCGAGGAGGATCTGGTCCCCGACATAAGGCAGGCGATGCTGGCGGTGTTCGGCAATCGCTGGGACGTCGCGAAGGTAGAGGGCGAGGGGGCGCCGACGCTGGTGGAACAGGCGGAAGCGGCGCGGCGCGAAGAGGCCGAGCGCATCCGGCGGCACCCGCTGGTCGAGGCCACCTTCGCCGCCTTTCCCGATGCGCGGATGATCGAGGATACCGAGACGCCGCGCGGCCGGCAGGACTGGTCACGGACGGGCTGA
- a CDS encoding YbaB/EbfC family nucleoid-associated protein, which yields MQNMEEMMKAAQEAAAKIQQQMSDAQVKLDNIEVEGSAGGGLVKVRASARGRIIGVSIDDSLVKPEEKTILEDLVTAAFNDARDKADRTAGEHMAEMQKGMGLPPGFNLPGMG from the coding sequence ATGCAGAACATGGAAGAAATGATGAAGGCAGCGCAGGAAGCCGCGGCCAAGATCCAGCAGCAGATGAGCGACGCGCAGGTGAAGCTCGACAATATCGAGGTCGAGGGCAGCGCCGGCGGCGGGCTCGTCAAGGTGCGCGCCAGCGCGCGGGGCCGGATCATCGGCGTATCCATCGACGACAGTCTGGTGAAGCCGGAGGAGAAGACCATCCTCGAAGACCTCGTCACCGCCGCCTTCAACGACGCCCGCGACAAGGCCGATCGCACGGCGGGCGAACACATGGCCGAAATGCAGAAGGGCATGGGCCTGCCGCCCGGCTTCAACCTTCCGGGCATGGGCTGA
- a CDS encoding energy transducer TonB has translation MCERVKAGWLAVGAALATAAMPTGAAAQYAADWDRLAPSSHWNLDYAEDSCALRRSFGEGDDRTFLELRQFEPEGALQVIVMTKGTQMRSADELLVASHVRSRIARPSVSFLPETEPAEWGQPLGIHSEEWGEGVLFTSLDLRNSEQRELARAFLAEHGTGLVVSDEQRDVREAEIDGLAVENVYRRNFVLDTGAMQAPMSAMRQCMDELIEHWGIDAEANRHLTRRVQPRDFQSWVTRVQQQYPTAMERQNEQAVVRVRLTVSPEGRATDCAVQTDISNPLFDEAACEVLLRHSRFDPALDADGDPIASYWVKTIVYRIGT, from the coding sequence GTGTGCGAGCGGGTAAAGGCGGGGTGGCTGGCAGTCGGCGCCGCCCTTGCGACGGCGGCGATGCCGACGGGGGCAGCCGCGCAATACGCCGCGGACTGGGACAGGCTGGCCCCCTCCTCGCACTGGAACCTCGATTACGCCGAGGACTCTTGCGCCCTTCGCCGCTCCTTCGGGGAAGGGGACGACCGCACGTTTCTCGAGCTGCGCCAATTCGAGCCGGAAGGGGCGCTCCAGGTCATCGTCATGACCAAGGGCACACAGATGCGGTCCGCCGACGAATTGCTCGTTGCGTCCCACGTTCGCTCGCGCATCGCCAGGCCCAGTGTCAGCTTCCTCCCCGAGACGGAGCCGGCCGAATGGGGTCAGCCGCTCGGCATCCATAGCGAGGAGTGGGGAGAGGGTGTCCTGTTCACCTCGCTCGACCTCAGGAATTCGGAGCAGCGCGAACTCGCCAGGGCCTTTCTCGCCGAACACGGCACCGGCCTCGTCGTTTCGGACGAGCAGCGCGACGTACGCGAAGCGGAGATCGACGGCCTCGCCGTCGAAAATGTCTATCGGCGCAACTTCGTGCTCGATACCGGGGCGATGCAGGCACCCATGTCCGCCATGCGGCAATGCATGGACGAGCTGATCGAGCACTGGGGCATCGACGCGGAAGCCAACCGGCACCTCACGCGCCGGGTGCAACCCAGGGATTTCCAGTCGTGGGTCACCCGCGTGCAGCAGCAATATCCCACCGCCATGGAGCGGCAGAACGAACAGGCGGTGGTTCGCGTGCGTCTCACGGTTTCGCCCGAGGGACGCGCGACCGACTGCGCGGTGCAGACCGATATCAGCAATCCCCTTTTCGACGAGGCCGCCTGCGAAGTGCTGCTGCGCCATTCGCGCTTCGACCCTGCGCTGGATGCCGATGGCGATCCGATCGCCAGCTACTGGGTGAAGACGATCGTCTACCGGATCGGCACATAG
- the lon gene encoding endopeptidase La, with amino-acid sequence MTAFPLLPLRDIVVFPGMVVPLFVGRDKSVAALEAAMESSKDIFLVAQLDPATDDPEQDDLYDIGVVAQVLQMLKLPDGTVRVLVEGQARARLDAMRLSEDYILAQTELLDETTASGSEVDAMMRSALDQFADYAKSNKKLSDEVESELRDIDDAGALADAIAANLSAKVDAKQQLLVQTDALKRLEMVFSVMEGELSVQQVERKIRGRVKRQMEKTQREYYLNEQLKAIQSELGGEGEDGDEIAELTRAIAETKLSKEARAKAESELKKLKGMQPMSAEATVVRNYLDVLLGLPWGKKSKLKKDIGKAQQVLDEDHYALDKVKDRIVEYLAVQARTNKLKGPILCLVGPPGVGKTSLGKSIARATGREFIRQSLGGVRDEAEIRGHRRTYIGSLPGKIVSNLKKAGASNPLFLLDEIDKLGQDFRGDPASALLEVLDPEQNNKFQDHYLELDIDLSDIMFVTTANSLNLPQPLLDRMEIIRLEGYTEDEKVEIAQRHLIAKQVSDHGLKDGEFTLTEEALRDLIRYYTREAGVRTLEREIARLCRKSLRRILEKECESVTVTPDNLADFAGVRKYRHDMSDEEPQIGAVTGLAWTEVGGQLLTIESVTTPGKGEVKTTGKLGEVMNESVAAAFSFVKARAPAYGIKPSIFQRKNIHIHLPEGAVPKDGPSAGIGMVTSIISTLTGIAVRSDVAMTGEVTLRGRVLPIGGLKEKLLAALRGGITTVLIPQENEKDLKEIPDNVKEGLTIIPVSHVDQVLDHALTAQPSPIEWTEADDIASQPQVQVATPPAATTAH; translated from the coding sequence ATGACAGCCTTTCCCCTTCTTCCCCTTCGCGACATCGTCGTCTTCCCCGGCATGGTCGTTCCCCTGTTCGTGGGGCGTGACAAGTCGGTGGCGGCGCTCGAAGCGGCGATGGAATCGTCGAAGGACATCTTCCTGGTCGCGCAGCTCGACCCGGCGACCGACGATCCCGAGCAGGACGATCTCTACGATATCGGCGTCGTCGCGCAGGTGTTGCAGATGCTGAAGCTGCCCGACGGCACCGTCCGCGTGCTGGTGGAAGGGCAGGCGCGCGCCCGGCTCGACGCGATGCGCCTGTCCGAGGACTACATCCTCGCGCAGACCGAATTGCTCGACGAGACGACCGCCAGCGGCAGCGAGGTCGACGCCATGATGCGTTCCGCGCTCGACCAGTTCGCCGACTATGCCAAGAGCAACAAGAAGCTTTCGGACGAGGTGGAATCCGAGTTGCGCGATATCGACGATGCCGGCGCCTTGGCCGACGCCATCGCCGCGAACCTTTCCGCCAAGGTCGATGCCAAGCAGCAATTGCTGGTCCAGACCGACGCGCTCAAACGGCTGGAGATGGTGTTCTCCGTCATGGAGGGCGAACTGTCGGTGCAGCAGGTGGAGCGCAAGATCCGCGGCCGGGTGAAGCGGCAGATGGAAAAGACCCAGCGCGAATACTACCTCAACGAACAGCTCAAGGCGATCCAGTCCGAACTGGGCGGCGAGGGCGAGGACGGTGACGAAATCGCCGAGCTGACCAGGGCCATCGCCGAAACCAAGCTGTCCAAGGAAGCGCGGGCCAAGGCCGAATCGGAACTGAAGAAGCTCAAGGGCATGCAGCCGATGAGCGCCGAGGCGACGGTGGTGCGCAATTATCTCGATGTGCTGCTCGGCCTGCCGTGGGGCAAGAAGAGCAAGCTCAAGAAGGATATCGGCAAGGCGCAGCAGGTGCTCGACGAGGACCATTACGCGCTCGACAAGGTCAAGGACCGGATCGTCGAATATCTCGCCGTGCAGGCGCGTACCAACAAGCTCAAGGGGCCGATCCTGTGCCTCGTCGGCCCGCCCGGCGTGGGCAAGACCTCGCTCGGCAAGTCCATTGCCCGCGCCACCGGGCGCGAATTCATCCGGCAGTCGCTGGGCGGGGTGCGCGACGAGGCCGAGATCCGCGGTCACCGCCGCACCTATATCGGCTCCCTCCCGGGAAAGATCGTGTCGAACCTGAAAAAGGCCGGCGCCAGCAATCCGCTGTTCCTGCTCGACGAGATCGACAAGCTGGGTCAGGATTTCCGCGGGGATCCGGCGAGCGCGCTGCTCGAGGTGCTCGATCCCGAGCAGAACAACAAGTTCCAGGATCACTATCTCGAACTCGATATCGACCTCAGCGACATCATGTTCGTGACCACCGCGAACAGCCTGAACCTGCCGCAGCCGCTGCTCGACCGGATGGAGATCATCCGGCTGGAAGGCTATACGGAGGACGAGAAGGTCGAGATCGCCCAGCGCCACTTGATAGCCAAGCAGGTGAGCGATCACGGTCTCAAGGATGGCGAGTTCACGCTGACCGAGGAGGCGCTGCGCGACCTCATCCGCTATTACACCCGGGAAGCCGGCGTCCGCACGCTGGAGCGCGAGATCGCGCGCCTGTGCCGCAAGTCGCTGCGCAGGATACTCGAGAAGGAATGCGAGAGCGTGACGGTCACGCCCGACAACCTCGCCGATTTCGCCGGGGTGCGGAAATACCGGCACGACATGAGCGACGAGGAGCCGCAGATCGGTGCCGTCACCGGGCTTGCCTGGACGGAAGTCGGCGGGCAGCTGCTCACGATCGAGAGCGTGACCACGCCGGGCAAGGGCGAGGTGAAGACGACCGGCAAGCTGGGAGAGGTGATGAACGAGAGCGTCGCCGCCGCCTTCAGTTTCGTGAAGGCGCGGGCTCCGGCCTACGGAATCAAGCCCTCGATCTTCCAGCGCAAGAACATCCACATCCACCTGCCCGAAGGGGCGGTGCCCAAGGACGGGCCGAGCGCAGGCATCGGCATGGTCACCTCGATCATCTCGACGCTGACCGGCATCGCCGTGCGCTCCGATGTCGCGATGACGGGCGAGGTTACGCTGCGGGGCCGCGTGCTGCCCATCGGCGGGTTGAAGGAGAAGCTGCTGGCCGCGCTGCGCGGCGGGATCACCACCGTTCTCATTCCGCAGGAAAACGAGAAGGATCTGAAGGAAATCCCCGATAACGTGAAGGAAGGTCTGACGATCATTCCCGTGAGCCATGTCGACCAGGTGCTCGACCATGCGCTGACCGCGCAGCCGTCCCCCATAGAATGGACCGAAGCGGACGACATCGCCAGCCAGCCGCAGGTGCAGGTCGCAACCCCGCCGGCGGCGACGACCGCGCACTGA
- a CDS encoding HU family DNA-binding protein: MNKNELIGSVADSSGLSRNDATKAVEAVFDTITSTLSKGDEVRLVGFGTFSCAKRKASTGRNPRTGEPMTIKASTQPKFKAGKGLKDAVN; the protein is encoded by the coding sequence ATGAACAAGAACGAACTGATCGGCTCTGTCGCGGATTCCAGCGGCCTGTCGCGCAACGATGCGACCAAGGCCGTCGAAGCCGTCTTCGACACCATCACCAGCACCCTGTCCAAGGGTGACGAAGTTCGCCTGGTCGGGTTCGGCACGTTCTCTTGCGCCAAGCGGAAAGCCTCCACCGGTCGCAATCCGCGTACCGGCGAACCGATGACGATCAAGGCCTCCACACAGCCGAAGTTCAAGGCCGGCAAGGGCCTGAAGGACGCCGTGAACTAG
- the rlmB gene encoding 23S rRNA (guanosine(2251)-2'-O)-methyltransferase RlmB: MAGDKKKRALRGRAGRMQGGRGSGRAGKGAVRLWGRHAVEAALMNPARQHRKLWATREGVDSLDGELPADFPVEYADVSDLARLVARDAPHQGLVLECEPLADLHLDDVIDGQVNRPIVVLDQVTDPHNVGAIMRSAAAFDAAAIVTQDRHAPPEGGVVAKSASGALESVPWVRVVNLSRALEDLAEAGYWRIGLAGEAETTLGDALPAGPVALVLGAEGEGMRHGVTQHCDALARLPISDAMESLNVSNAAAVALYAIATRPAGD, from the coding sequence ATGGCAGGCGACAAGAAGAAGCGGGCGCTGCGCGGGCGCGCCGGGCGGATGCAGGGCGGACGCGGTTCGGGCCGCGCCGGCAAGGGCGCGGTGCGGTTGTGGGGTCGCCACGCGGTTGAGGCGGCGCTGATGAATCCGGCGCGGCAACACCGCAAGCTGTGGGCGACGCGCGAGGGCGTCGATTCTCTCGATGGTGAATTGCCCGCCGATTTCCCGGTCGAATATGCCGACGTATCCGACCTCGCCCGCCTGGTCGCACGCGATGCGCCGCATCAGGGTCTCGTGCTCGAATGCGAACCGCTGGCGGACCTGCATCTGGACGACGTGATCGACGGCCAGGTCAATCGCCCTATCGTGGTGCTCGACCAGGTGACCGATCCGCACAATGTCGGCGCCATCATGCGGTCGGCCGCAGCGTTTGATGCCGCCGCCATCGTGACGCAGGACCGTCATGCTCCGCCGGAAGGCGGGGTCGTCGCCAAGTCCGCTTCCGGGGCGCTGGAAAGCGTGCCGTGGGTGCGCGTGGTGAACCTGTCGCGGGCGCTGGAGGATCTAGCCGAGGCCGGATACTGGCGCATCGGCCTTGCCGGCGAGGCGGAAACGACGCTTGGCGACGCTCTTCCCGCAGGACCGGTCGCGCTCGTCTTGGGAGCGGAGGGCGAAGGCATGCGGCACGGCGTGACGCAGCATTGCGACGCGCTGGCCCGGCTCCCTATCAGCGACGCGATGGAAAGCCTCAATGTCTCGAACGCGGCAGCGGTCGCGCTTTACGCCATCGCGACACGCCCAGCAGGCGACTGA
- a CDS encoding tyrosine-type recombinase/integrase: MGKLTAVAVKAALANPGTYQDGDGLFLKVGKTGAASWLLRLQRDGKRQDIGLGSAKLVTLAEARAKAAELRKAVKVEKRDVLTERKDEEAAKVTFREAATQYHSENEAGWKSDVYGRQWLASLENYAFPKLGDMTTGGITAADIISVLTPIWQEIPETARQVRNRICAVLDYSHAKGWRSTEAPSGNNSLKAGRGLPRQVKKPANRKAMPYVAVPPFLTALRRKPSYSRLALDLLILTGVRSQEVRLAKWDEFDLDQRLWTIPAEHMKRSRAHIVPLSEAAMAVLAKAEAMQMEGAEVVFPGMTGKAMSNMTLLKVMRDMQEPFHVHGFRSSFTDWAANEGFSNAVVEAALAHKTPDAVQAAYRRTTYLGTPDNPGARVKLMEAWGNYCNGVAAPKSSGKLDDDSQ, encoded by the coding sequence ATGGGCAAACTTACGGCGGTGGCGGTCAAGGCCGCTTTGGCGAATCCGGGCACCTATCAGGATGGTGACGGACTTTTCCTGAAAGTTGGAAAAACTGGTGCGGCTTCTTGGCTCCTGCGACTCCAGCGCGATGGCAAACGACAAGACATTGGTTTGGGCAGCGCAAAGCTGGTGACGCTGGCTGAGGCGCGAGCGAAGGCCGCAGAACTCCGCAAGGCAGTGAAGGTCGAGAAACGAGACGTGCTGACGGAGCGGAAGGACGAGGAAGCCGCCAAGGTCACTTTCCGCGAAGCCGCTACCCAATATCATTCCGAGAACGAAGCTGGCTGGAAGAGCGATGTCTATGGTCGGCAATGGCTGGCCAGTCTGGAGAACTACGCCTTCCCGAAGTTGGGCGACATGACGACTGGTGGAATCACCGCTGCTGACATTATCTCGGTCCTCACGCCGATCTGGCAGGAAATCCCCGAAACAGCCCGTCAGGTTCGCAACCGGATTTGCGCAGTGCTCGACTACTCCCACGCGAAGGGCTGGCGCTCTACGGAGGCTCCATCGGGCAACAACAGCCTGAAAGCGGGGCGAGGACTGCCAAGACAGGTCAAGAAACCGGCAAACCGAAAGGCGATGCCATACGTGGCGGTTCCTCCTTTCCTGACCGCGTTGCGGCGTAAGCCATCCTATTCGCGTCTCGCGCTCGACCTCCTTATTCTGACTGGAGTTCGCTCGCAGGAAGTGCGGCTCGCGAAGTGGGACGAATTCGATCTGGACCAGCGCCTTTGGACAATCCCAGCCGAACACATGAAACGCAGCAGGGCGCACATCGTGCCGCTGTCAGAGGCGGCGATGGCGGTCCTTGCGAAGGCAGAAGCAATGCAGATGGAGGGAGCCGAAGTGGTTTTCCCCGGCATGACCGGCAAGGCGATGTCCAACATGACGCTGCTCAAGGTCATGCGCGACATGCAAGAGCCTTTCCACGTCCACGGTTTCCGCTCCAGCTTTACCGACTGGGCGGCAAACGAAGGCTTCTCAAATGCGGTTGTCGAAGCGGCATTGGCGCATAAGACACCCGATGCCGTGCAGGCCGCCTATCGCCGTACGACCTATCTCGGGACGCCGGACAATCCCGGTGCGCGAGTGAAACTGATGGAAGCGTGGGGGAACTATTGCAACGGCGTGGCGGCTCCCAAGAGTTCGGGCAAGCTCGACGACGATAGCCAATAA
- a CDS encoding DUF6118 family protein, whose protein sequence is MMEDDHIEEVQLDLDVEEQPAPDPEPEAVMETDPATEAFARLEGEMAMVRHTVQNMARERADIVIPDYTATLSQMAEQLTKATLTLSTIGKKPAIELTPEDIAVQIKRASLDMLRDASDLFRHGRKDLDIATGQLAAIVGRVRTEDEQKRQTWRFAGAGVLAGILLWSILPGAIARTMPESWHWPERIARRMVGEPTIVEAGIRLIRSQNPEAWEELAEAQRILSENRDGLERCVERARKAERAISCTIEIAS, encoded by the coding sequence ATGATGGAAGACGACCACATAGAAGAAGTGCAACTCGACCTCGATGTCGAGGAACAACCCGCGCCGGACCCAGAACCGGAGGCCGTCATGGAAACCGACCCGGCAACGGAGGCCTTCGCCCGTCTCGAAGGCGAGATGGCAATGGTGCGCCATACGGTTCAGAACATGGCAAGGGAGCGAGCCGACATCGTGATCCCTGACTACACCGCCACGCTCAGCCAAATGGCCGAACAGTTGACGAAGGCCACTCTGACGTTGAGCACAATTGGCAAGAAGCCTGCCATTGAGCTGACGCCGGAAGACATTGCCGTTCAGATCAAGCGTGCCTCACTCGATATGCTGCGCGATGCCAGCGACCTGTTCCGGCACGGACGCAAAGACCTCGACATCGCAACCGGTCAGCTCGCTGCAATTGTCGGGCGGGTCCGCACCGAGGACGAGCAGAAGCGACAGACCTGGCGCTTTGCAGGCGCGGGTGTGCTGGCTGGCATACTGCTTTGGTCGATCCTACCCGGCGCCATCGCCCGAACCATGCCCGAAAGCTGGCATTGGCCAGAGAGAATAGCTCGTAGGATGGTTGGCGAGCCGACCATCGTGGAAGCGGGCATTCGGTTGATCCGGTCTCAGAATCCCGAAGCCTGGGAGGAATTGGCGGAGGCGCAGCGCATTCTCAGTGAGAATCGCGATGGCTTGGAACGTTGTGTTGAAAGAGCTCGGAAGGCGGAACGAGCGATCAGTTGTACTATCGAGATAGCATCCTGA